aaattattattagattttcTATCTGTCCCTTTTATCTATTGCCCAGTTTCTTATTTCTTGTCtattttaaactaatatataaattatatattagatCTGCAATTTCCTCTAAAAAAGAATACAGATTTCAGTATTACTAtataatctatattataatttctAACCGATAATATATGAGTTTTAAGTTTTGACATGGAAGCAATAAAAAGGAAATGAGGGAgtacaaaattcaaatatttgctTTACGGTCGTCTCCCTCTTTATTACTACTCGTACAAGAGATTCGAACTTGGAATCGACCTATAATTTAATAATGAGAGAGTGTACAATACTATAGATAAGAAATTAGGAATAGTATACAAAGTTACTGTCGTGATCTTTCATGTCAGGTATATGACTCATACGACCTACCACCACGAAATGTGTGAAACATTTTTCAAGAAGTATATAGGAGTATTTGTTTGGGGACCAAATGAAATTGGAGGACACTTGTTTGCATAATTTAAAGTAAAAGCGACACTAATGCTTAAGGTATTATTAACTCTCGTATCTGGCTCAGAACTCagaagaaaacaaaacaaattatggTTTTTCTAAGTGCGGAATTTTACAacgggagattttgattggctctcatatcttaataattgTGGACCCCTTTGCAAATACAAcaatcacaccaatcaaaatttctcaaacatatcaaattccgcgcttagcatatgCCCATGGACATACACCAGACAAACCCAACAAATTAACTCAAGGTTTTGACATTGAGACTCTCCTGTAAATCTCATCACCTCATTTTCTGCTTTCCGAGTGTCCACGGAAAAGGGAAAAATCTGCGTACATCTTAacttataattttagataaatttGTTTGGTTTAGTGTTAAGTTCCATTATTAGATGAAAGCTGAATCTGACAAAAGATTTATTACTGATAGAGAAGGGTAGTTGCGAATTGAACACAGCCCTTACTCCTCAGGACTGTGGGCCTCTCTGATTAAGATTGTCTTCTTATCTTAGTTCAAATCATTTGTCCCAAAAGTTTACCCAAGTATCAACAGCCATGCATTTTTATAGTATATTGCTTTTAAACACAAAATTCAACAAAAGCAGGCAAAGGATGGGAGTTCTAATTATCAGCCAGCCATAACTCCAGGCTTTCCACCTATCTACTTGCTAAACATAACTTGATATATATCTACCTCTAGTCTTTCTTATCACTCAAATGTTCAACTACATGCATTTTCTGCATGATGTTGAGCCTTGGAAACCATCTTCATGTCATAGCATGAACTGTACTATATTAATCTCGTTTTCGTCAATTAATGTTAGTGGTTAGTGGCCACCATTGTCTCTCAGCCTTTTGCCTATCCGGAAGAAAAGGGGAAGGAATGTGCAAAACTGATAGCAACTTTCTCTAAAGACTGATTCAATAATAAGCTTTCTTACATTCCTTATGTTTTTCTCTGTTACAGATGACAATGCGCGAGGGAATCAAGCATGCCATTCCATGGAAGTCGagaaaatcaaagaaacaaGTTCATATTGTCTAATGTCCTCACCTGAATACTAATGTCTACCATAGGCTGTTTAAGCTCCTGTAACATAAATTCTAGCTCATATTTGTTTGTAACTTTATATTGCTTGTATGCCAGATTACTTGGctccatattaaattattagtatATATATCCTGGACTCCTGAGTTTGTTGTACTATGCATAAGATTCAGTGAATGATTCCTAGTAAGATGTAATAAGCACCTTTAAGCCATATCCTAAGAAGCCATTCCTGCTATTCCCTAATTCCATGTACATAACATACCCTATCTAAGAAAAACTTCATATTTACGCATTGATCAAAGAAACATATTGGGACTAGAGATTGTAAATGCTTCTAACACACCAGTTTCAAAGAATGTTCTGCTAATAACTTCTCTGGATAACATAGAGGGCAGTGAAATAACTACATCAAGTACAGGCAGATTAAAACTGAACTTTATTGTCATTAAATCACATATTTGGAACATATAAATGACAAATTAACCGGTCATTCAGATCTCCTTGCAAAAGAGTGGCAGTCAGTTTCTAATTTTAATTCACAGAACACATGACAAGTTGTGGTTGAATCATTCTCACATGCAATGGACCAATCATAAATAGTGAATGACTAGATGACTACACAATGACCTCAAAACTACAGGAACTTCAATGGACCGATCATAAATATTTAACGATAAAGATGATTATACAATGACATCAAAAGGCATATAAACCTTAGTAAGATCCAGTAGATGTTTGGTTACAGTATTGCTTTTGATTAAGAGGACATACTGAAAATCACCAATTCTTATTTCTCATATCAGGGTGGAGAGAAGAGACAAATCTGTGGGGTTAAAAATAGATCACAAACAATCATCTACTTCAACATCACCCCTGCTTTTTACCAGTCATACCTGCAACCACCTGCaaacaaaacaaatacataataaattagATACTAGGGTACTAGCAGAACTTTTTAATTGAAGAAAAAGGTAAAGCAGCAAGTAGAGAAATGATAATCACTGTTACCAAAAGGAACCATGCAATTATTGTAGGAATAAAAGGTAAATGAGCAGAAAACACATTTAAGGGTAAGCTACAGGTTCAAAATTGGAACAAATGAATATAAGTAGGACTTTGGTCTTTCCATATCAGCATTGGGGATTACAGCTAACCTTCACATATATCAGATACAAATCAGATCAAACGCCGCAAAGGATGAGATTTGGGATGCACTAGTATAAGGACAAAGTTAGGAGAACAAGACAATAGTACACAGGAAAAGTGTGGGCGTGCACTTCCACTGTGGGGTGGCTGAAGATGTCACTCCCTCTCTTGGGACTAGTAAGTAAACAAAGCAGTAGTAGATCAAGAAGTAAAATTGCATATGACTTTCAAGGATATTCTAATTGATGGCATCACTTACTTGAAAAGAACTGTGAATTATTAGATGTGACAAGTCTCCAGAGAAAATATTAACACAACAAAACAACTCAAGGATAATCACATAACAAGTAATATCTGATAACATTTTCCAATAGTATACTTACATCACTCAGAGCAGGTTGAGGTACTTGCTTAGACGATTCAAAAGAGTCCAGTATAGGCCTCACAACAGCCGGAAGAAAGAGGcctgaaaaagaaaagataaaatttaattaggaaaaaattaaaactcTGAATTTAGAGCATACAGTTGCATCCACTTTACATCACTGATTTTCATTAGATTAAATGCTGGACCCTAAGCTTTAAATATACAAGATATAACGTTCCATTTTGTAGCTGAAAATGACAAAATCGTCATAGATGTTAATTTTTCACCTTACTATATAATAATTCATGATCAAAAGCTTTTAATATTCCATGAAATCACCACATCtgaatttttaatgtatagGAACAAAGAGAATCTAGATGAacaaataagagaataaattatattaaaatcgcAAAcctaaataaaatgaaaagagttgaaacttatagttatattatcaaGGTTATATCCTGTAAGACCTAATAAGAATTCTTAAATAAAACAGACCCTAAGCTAAGAAATTGGCGATGAGGTGATTAGGAGTGGGGAACAAATTACTTAAAATCCAATGTTACATGGTTCAGCTATGAGAAGTTTCCAACTGTTTTAAACTGACTGGATGCACAGACAGATTTACAATatccaaattttatatttagtaaTGTAGGAAAGACAGACAGAAGGGCACCAACATTTCCTCCCCAGCTCCCCTACAAGGATCCTACAGCCTACTGTAGAGAACGtataaacaataatttatatCCTTATatctgaaattataacaaatatgTCCAAATGCACTTTACTTGAAAATCAGAGAAATGTACATGTCTATTAGTTGATGTTGAACCTATTCAAGTTAGTAACTCCACATAACTAATCCATCTGTCCATATCTAGCTGAATAGCAAGGCACCTAAGTCTCTctactattttttaatttgaaacagGCGGGAT
This genomic window from Daucus carota subsp. sativus chromosome 7, DH1 v3.0, whole genome shotgun sequence contains:
- the LOC108194264 gene encoding uncharacterized protein LOC108194264 translates to MTVMKTLRIFVAQEPVVAASCLIAGFGLFLPAVVRPILDSFESSKQVPQPALSDVVAGMTGKKQG